From Pyrenophora tritici-repentis strain M4 chromosome 1, whole genome shotgun sequence, the proteins below share one genomic window:
- a CDS encoding Mucin domain containing protein produces the protein MFRTTLSTIFLAFLTSFPQVARAIHAEDVSWAVSILSDLPVTLATPFCETFVALYAPTGVGAGAGGAGGATVTVTSTVAPESCGTVTPTPTPPTPVIVTTYSTTTITYITTSTFFVAPAASVTGGYKKRDTWCPNEGVLCRLAQYDYPTICEACEGFLGNSGAVTVTVTATATTCGAAAGTEATGGYGGGYGTDYGDRYGDDGYDIVPAFGDD, from the exons ATGTTTCGAACTACCCTTTCCACCATTTTCCTCGCATTCCTCACCTCCTTCCCTCAGGTTGCCCGCGCCATACATGCAGAAGATGTGAGCTGGGCCGTCTCCATCCTAAGCGATCTTCCCGTTACGTTAGCAACGCCGTTTTGCGAGACTTTCGTCGCGTTGTATGCGCCTACAGGTGTTGGGGCTGGAGCGGGAGGAGCAGGTGGGGCTACAGTTACGGTTACAAGCACGGTTGCGCCGGAGTCTTGTGGGACGGTC ACACCCACACCTACACCCCCTACCCCCGTAATTGTAACAACATACAGCACAACAACCATAACCTACATCACCACCTCTACATTTTTCGTCGCTCCAGCTGCATCAGTAACTGGTGGCTACAAGAAACGCGACACTTGGTGTCCCAACGAAGGCGTGCTCTGTAGACTAGCGCAGTACGATTATCCCACTATTTGCGAAGCTTGTGAAGGGTTCTTGGGAAACTCTGGAGCCGTAACTGTCACGGTTACCGCGACGGCGACGACATGTGGAGCTGCAGCTGGAACGGAGGCAACGGGTGGTTATGGAGGCGGGTATGGCACTGATTACGGAGATAGATATGGAGACGATGGATACGACATCGTGCCAGCGTTTGGAGATGATTGA
- a CDS encoding AraJ, Arabinose efflux permease has product MDGLSHTQTRDPMLKNAAGFSKEDEIVSPVSGSRRTAYDIDGIVEMDEDVEAREVSKWKMASFGRRGRNQRSNSTTGFKVYKRRWIGLAQIVLLNIVASWDWLTFAPISSDAAIYLGVTETDINWLSTAFLFAFAVTCPVTIYLLHRGPKPSLIAGSVLILLGNWIRYAGTQIEGGKFSVVMVGQILCGLSQPFVLAAPTRYSDLWFTTKGRIGATAVASMASPVGGAVASLVNPALGDTDQVVLIVAIIATAACLPSAFIPASPPTPPAASSTISKTPVLTSLRVMFRSPPFYLAFITFSAYVGLFNAFSSLLNQIFYPYGYTEDEAGLCGAVFIIVGLVACAIISPIIDRTHAYLFGVKLFVPVIVAAYIAIIFAPQTRTIVMPYVFSGLLGAASFSLLPVALEYLVEITFPASPEISSTICWLGGQVLGGIFILIMDALKDGRPVDLEAVRDAGRNNATGGDKPPGHMLWGLVFQGAVALAVLPLPMALGVRRLGMQTTEGRLNKDRTAEGVLVGQVPDRDLER; this is encoded by the exons ATGGACGGACTATCACACACGCAAACACGAGACCCTATGCTCAAAAATGCCGCGGGGTTTTCCAAGGAGGATGAAATAGTCTCGCCAGTCTCCGGGTCGAGAAGGACGGCCTACGACATCGATGGCATCGTCGAAATGGACGAAGATGTCGAGGCACGTGAGGTATCGAAATGGAAGATGGCAAGCTTTGGGCGAAGAGGAAGAAACCAGAGAAGTAATAGTACTACGGGATTCAAGGTTTACAAGAGACGATGGATAGGCCTGGCGCAAATCGTGCTGCTGAATATTGTTGCGAGTTGGGAT TGGTTAACATTCGCGCCCATCTCTTCAGACGCGGCAATCTATTTGGGTGTCACGGAAACGGACATCAACTGGCTATCCACCGCCTTCCTCTTCGCCTTTGCTGTAACATGTCCTGTGACAATCTATCTCCTACATCGAGGTCCCAAACCCTCTCTTATTGCTGGTTCAGTGCTCATTTTACTGGGAAACTGGATTCGATATGCAGGTACCCAGATTGAAGGAGGGAAATTCTCCGTCGTCATGGTGGGCCAGATTCTATGCGGATTGTCACAGCCTTTTGTACTAGCTGCGCCGACGAGATACAGTGATTTGTGGTTCACGACAAAGGGACGTATAGGAGCGACGGCAGTGGCCAGTATGGCAAGCCCAGTCGGGGGTGCT GTCGCATCCCTCGTCAATCCTGCCCTAGGTGATACCGACCAAGTAGTCCTCATCGTAGCCATCATCGCAACAGCCGCCTGTCTCCCCTCGGCCTTCATCCCAGCAAGTCCCCCAACCCCACCTGCCGCCTCATCCACAATCTCAAAAACCCCTGTCCTCACCTCCCTCCGTGTAATGTTCCGCTCGCCACCCTTCTACCTCGCCTTCATCACATTCAGCGCCTATGTCGGCCTCTTCAACGCCTTCTCCTCGCTGCTGAACCAAATCTTCTACCCTTATGGGTACACGGAAGATGAAGCTGGTCTCTGCGGCGCAGTATTCATCATTGTCGGCCTCGTCGCCTGCGCAATTATTAGTCCCATCATCGACCGCACGCACGCCTATCTCTTCGGCGTCAAGCTCTTCGTACCTGTCATTGTAGCCGCATACATTGCCATTATTTTCGCCCCGCAAACACGCACAATCGTAATGCCATATGTATTCAGCGGCCTATTAGGCGCCGCCTCCTTTTCCTTACTACCTGTGGCCCTTGAATACTTGGTCGAAATCACTTTCCCAGCTAGTCCAGAAATCAGCTCTACCATCTGCTGGCTAGGCGGGCAGGTCCTGGGTGGCATCTTTATCCTCATCATGGATGCGCTCAAGGACGGCAGACCTGTGGATTTGGAAGCAGTGCGGGATGCGGGGAGGAATAATGCGACGGGTGGTGATAAGCCGCCTGGACACATGTTGTGGGGCTTGGTCTTTCAGGGGGCGGTTGCGCTTGCTGTTTTGCCCCTGCCTATGGCGTTGGGGGTTAGGAGGTTGGGTATGCAGACTACAGAGGGCAGGTTGAATAAAGATAGGACTGCGGAGGGGGTTTTGGTGGGGCAGGTGCCGGATAGGGATTTGGAACGTTGA
- a CDS encoding ubiquinol-cytochrome c reductase complex 17 kd protein has product MGITDFFTDVWETFANPAADADQPPVQGGSSTQSPASGTDEESSEEAEVNKQDAAKGECAESKECHGPKHHYDECAQRVTGQIENDGKAKEDCVEEFFHLAHCASQCAAPKLFAQLK; this is encoded by the exons ATGGGTATTACCGACTTCTTCACCGACGTCTGGGAGACGTTTGCCAACCCCGCCGCCGACGCCGACCAACCGCCCGTCCAAGGTGGCAGCAGCACCCAGTCACCCGCTTCCGGCACCGACGAGGAGAGCAGCGAAGAGGCCGAAGTCAACAAGCAGGATGCGGCCAAGGGCG AGTGCGCCGAATCCAAGGAATGCCACGGCCCCAAGCACCACTACGACGAGTGCGCCCAACGGGTAACAGGCCAGATTGAGAACGATGGCAAGGCTaaggaggactgcgttgaAGAAT TTTTCCACCTTGCTCACTGCGCATCCCAATGCGCCGCGCCCAAGCTCTTCGCTCAGCTCAAGTAA
- a CDS encoding MenG, Demethylmenaquinone methyltransferase yields MHLGCGLADGLLKLHVPGAGFLADIRPLLHTASFPKPEPRKVLAPASTFLMIPKATKSFPNPSQMPAGIPSSNLTDSRPYADYTENGTIVVISQPAGQSCAVVGGIMAARMQHLGAEGIVVDGRVRDITALNHTKLPIWSKATSIIGAGAETKFHARNVPVTIGETVVEAGDIIMIDPFENGIVAVPQGKVDELLELLPKLVEADEKVTADVGRGVSVEEAFRKHRN; encoded by the exons ATGCACCTCGGCTGCGGG CTTGCGGATGGTCTACTCAAGCTTCATGTCCCAGGCGCAGGCTTCCTCGCAGACATCA GACCACTGCTTCACACAGCGAGTTTCCCGAAGCCAGAACCAAGAAAGGTCCTTGCGCCTGCATCGACCTTTCTCATGATTCCAAAAGCCACAAAGTCTTTCCCGAACCCTTCGCAGATGCCTGCTGGTATCCCATCCTCCAATCTCACAGACTCGAGGCCATATGCAGACTATACGGAGAATGGTACCATTGTCGTCATTAGCCAGCCAGCCGGTCAATCATGCGCCGTTGTCGGAGGTATCATGGCTGCTCGCATGCAGCACCTAGGCGCCGAAGGCATCGTGGTCGACGGTCGGGTGAGGGATATAACTGCTCTAAATCACACCAAGCTACCCATCTGGTCCAAAGCGACGTCTATTATCGGGGCAGGAGCCGAGACAAAGTTTCACGCACGCAATGTGCCTGTGACAATCGGGGAGACGGTAGTCGAAGCGGGTGATATAATCATGATAGACCCTTTCGAGAACGGCATCGTCGCGGTGCCGCAGGGAAAGGTGGACGAACTACTAGAGTTGCTGCCGAAGCTTGTAGAGGCTGATGAGAAGGTTACTGCAGACGTCGGGCGGGGTGTCAGTGTAGAAGAAGCTTTCCGAAAGCATCGTAATTAA
- a CDS encoding HflB, ATP-dependent Zn protease — MSTVLRSPWQGLGRKPLAAGIRQLHTTKASESSSSTSGAHARPSFVLPAQTSIRFTRSSQTFISSPTVSDSVFAASRLGLCNPFGTTSPLATLKARHYSTVSRNGPLSHFRPLSRPGTVGLNLLQQRSLFGGPSHEQLARLEEAANKNPKSASSQATFYSALMRAGMPHIVANRYTLGNYATNAAVDKIYNNALAELARQGNEQQQQQQGLSPQQRQAVAQAVGANSGSAQIGMARSGSGAKSDPVYVVVEESLMNVIFKWVRWFCGFALAAYVSLILITLFVETSGVLKKVGGGTSAEVRPEQQTTRFSDVHGCDEAKEELLDVVDFLKNPEKYNKLGGRLPKGVLLVGPPGTGKTLLARACAGEAGVPFFYMSGSEFDEVYVGVGAKRVRELFTAARSKAPAIVFIDELDAVGGKRKSRDANYHRQTLNQLLNDLDGFDQSTGVIFIAATNHPELLDQALLRPGRFDRHVQVELPDVTGRLAILKYHTKKIRLSPDIDLSSIARGTPGFSGAELENLANSAAIRASKLQAKFVSLNDMEWAKDKITMGSEKKTRVVPLQDKIHTAYHEGGHALVGLFTKGFNDVHKATILPRGHAAGITFFLPQEEHHHTRKQYVRQLQVCMGGKMAEEIVFGSDNVADGASGDIQQATSIAYNMVTACGFSDKLGNVDFKSNYEMVSPETKRLIDDEVRRLIDEAKSSARQLLVSKRPELDRLADALVQYETLDKEEILKVIKGEDLPGRMKSMPNAPIKIPDNPLPTAILPPPRGDGGDGSGPPGPPLPA, encoded by the exons ATGTCCACTGTACTGCGATCCCCGTGGCAAGGTCTGGGGCGAAAGCCCTTGGCCGCCGGTATTAGGCAGCTTCACACTACAAAGGCATCTgagtcgtcgtcgtcgacaTCAGGAGCGCAT GCACGCCCGTCTTTTGTCCTGCCTGCGCAAACCTCCATCCGCTTCACTCGGTCTTCGCAAACTTTCATATCGTCTCCCACCGTCTCTGACTCAGTCTTTGCCG CATCGCGACTCGGATTATGCAATCCTTTCGGTACGACTTCGCCCTTGGCCACCCTCAAGGCACGCCACTACTCCACCGTCTCTCGCAATGGCCCTCTCTCGCATTTCCGCCCGCTGTCAAGGCCTGGAACGGTTGGTCTGAATCTGCTACAACAACGCTCGCTCTTCGGTGGACCATCGCATGAACAACTCGCTCGGCTCGAAGAGGCTGCCAACAAGAACCCGAAAAGCGCATCGTCCCAGGCTACTTTCTACTCTGCTCTTATGCGCGCCGGCATGCCGCACATTGTCGCCAATCGCTACACTCTCGGAAACTATGCCACAAATGCAGCAGTCGATAAAATCTACAACAACGCTCTCGCCGAGCTGGCACGACAGGGTAATgaacagcaacaacagcaacaagGACTTTCCCCGCAACAACGCCAGGCCGTCGCTCAAGCTGTCGGTGCAAACTCTGGTTCTGCGCAAATCGGAATGGCTCGAAGCGGTAGTGGTGCCAAGAGTGACCCCGTCTACGTCGTTGTGGAAGAGTCTCTCATGAACGTCATTTTCAAGTGGGTTCGATGGTTCTGCGGTTTCGCTCTGGCTGCCTACGTCTCTCTCATTCTTATCACACTCTTCGTGGAGACTAGCGGTGTCCTGAAAAAGGTCGGCGGTGGCACCAGCGCTGAGGTCCGTCCCGAACAGCAGACTACCCGCTTCAGTGATGTGCACGGTTGCGACGAGGCCAAGGAAGAACTTCTAGACGTTGTTGACTTTCTCAAGAACCCGGAAAAGTACAACAAGCTCGGTGGGAGGTTGCCCAAGGGTGTCCTTCTAGTCGGTCCTCCTGGTACTGGTAAAACTCTGCTCGCTCGTGCTTGTGCGGGAGAAGCTGGTGTTCCATTCTTCTACATGTCGGGCTCAGAATTCGACGAAGTCTACGTCGGTGTTGGAGCCAAGCGTGTGCGCGAACTCTTCACAGCTGCTCGTTCCAAGGCCCCTGCTATTGTCTTCATTGACGAACTTGATGCTGTAGGCGGAAAGCGTAAATCGCGCGATGCCAACTACCACCGTCAAACGCTCAACCAGCTGCTCAACGATCTCGACGGCTTCGACCAAAGCACTGGTGTTATCTTCATTGCTGCAACCAATCATCCCGAACTCCTAGACCAAGCTCTGCTCCGCCCTGGGCGTTTTGACCGTCACGTCCAAGTCGAGCTTCCAGACGTCACTGGTCGATTGGCTATTCTCAAGTATCACACTAAGAAGATTCGTCTTTCTCCTGATATCGACCTTTCGTCTATCGCTCGTGGCACACCTGGATTCTCCGGTGCCGAGTTGGAAAACTTGGCCAACTCAGCAGCTATCCGCGCTTCTAAACTCCAGGCAAAGTTTGTTTCGCTCAACGATATGGAGTGGGCAAAGGATAAGATCACCATGGGTTCCGAGAAGAAGACTCGCGTCGTTCCGCTCCAGGACAAAATTCACACTGCCTACCATGAGGGTGGCCACGCGCTAGTCGGTCTCTTCACCAAGGGCTTCAACGATGTACACAAAGCGACTATCCTTCCTCGAGGCCACGCTGCCGGAATAACCTTCTTCCTTCCCCAAGAGGAGCATCACCACACTCGTAAACAATACGTTCGTCAACTGCAGGTCTGCATGGGTGGCAAGATGGCAGAAGAGATTGTATTCGGTTCGGATAACGTAGCCGATGGTGCTTCCGGTGACATTCAGCAAGCCACGTCTATCGCTTACAACATGGTCACAGCCTGCGGCTTTTCAGACAAGCTCGGCAACGTCGACTTCAAGTCCAACTACGAAATGGTCTCACCTGAGACCAAGCGTCTCATCGATGACGAAGTACGCCGGTTAATCGACGAAGCAAAGTCCAGCGCAAGACAACTTTTGGTTTCGAAGCGTCCGGAACTCGACCGATTAGCAGACGCCCTCGTCCAGTACGAAACACTAGACAAGGAAGAGATATTGAAGGTCATCAAGGGGGAGGATCTCCCTGGCCGCATGAAGTCGATGCCAAATGCGCCAATCAAGATTCCAGACAATCCGCTCCCCACGGCCATATTACCTCCCCCAAGAGGTGACGGTGGCGATGGGTCAGGCCCACCGGGTCCGCCTCTGCCAGCATAG
- a CDS encoding putative copper fist dna binding domain protein produces MPVIQGEKWACSSCIKGHRVSGCNHTDRDLHHINPKGRPVKQCEHCRGARKSKSHHAKCDCGDKKDKDLHKDKGDKTHDNRCQCHSGGKCLCGTKKEDVELKVDTTRQTLHDARAKPKLTGTHSESHLTVFANGHHKPCHRNNNSAHISGLPYKIPRPHTLHGHSAFAALSQDKGSRSKPEASTTRSMDTHSVSNNDYHTMFGSTQRCADKPLTPNAAGSLDAFSFPDMFSNQTAVYSQEGASPDSNVSDTFPSQQWPWINNITPVNSTFGVGSLSTSPSQDCLPNLEADWVTSSAGFDPIWSATDLPLDPSKFNDDLAQPISHSGESKQSGPGLTVASSAHSEIGDTALFGDLDLKPQSTASETLFWEDTPAYRFNSSVPSESVNAPVPMATTASMLGFDPMYAKSIAASAAMTSTASSAFTGSAALAMPSSFEDVVPLEPWSLDQSNVGFNAAMNIFDSSSYSNNAWY; encoded by the exons ATGCCTGTTATTCAGGGAGAAAAATGGGCTTGCTCGTCCTGCATCAAGGGTCACCGAGTAAGCGGCTGCAACCACACTG ATCGAGACCTACACCACATCAACCCCAAAGGTCGTCCTGTCAAGCAATGCGAGCACTGTCGCGGTGCGCGCAAGTCAAAGTCCCACCACGCCAAGTGCGACTGTGGCGACAAGAAAGACAAAGACCTGCACAAGGACAAAGGCGACAAGA CTCACGACAACCGCTGTCAGTGCCACTCGGGCGGAAAATGCCTGTGCGGTACCAAGAAGGAGGACGTTGAGCTCAAGGTGGACACTACCCGCCAGACACTCCACGACGCCCGCGCGAAGCCCAAGCTGACTGGGACGCATTCCGAGAGCCACTTGACCGTCTTCGCAAATGGCCATCACAAGCCGTGCCATCGCAACAACAACTCGGCTCACATCTCCGGTTTGCCGTACAAGATCCCCCGTCCACACACGCTCCATGGACACTCGGCTTTTGCCGCATTGTCGCAAGACAAGGGTTCCCGTAGCAAGCCTGAGGCATCTACCACACGCTCCATGGACACGCATTCGGTGTCGAACAATGACTACCACACCATGTTCGGATCCACACAGCGATGTGCTGACAAGCCCCTGACGCCGAATGCAGCTGGCAGCCTTGACGCCTTCTCATTCCCGGATATGTTTAGCAACCAGACTGCCGTCTACTCGCAAGAGGGCGCGTCTCCTGACAGCAATGTCAGCGACACCTTCCCGAGTCAACAGTGGCCATGGATCAACAACATAACCCCAGTCAACAGCACATTCGGCGTGGGCAGCCTGTCCACTTCACCGTCGCAAGATTGCCTACCCAATCTGGAAGCTGATTGGGTTACCTCATCTGCCGGCTTTGACCCCATATGGTCTGCTACAGATCTCCCGCTGGATCCGAGCAAGTTCAACGACGATCTCGCTCAGCCAATTTCGCATAGCGGAGAGTCTAAGCAGAGTGGCCCAGGCCTCACTGTGGCTTCGTCAGCCCATTCGGAGATCGGTGACACAGCCCTCTTCGGTGATTTGGATTTGAAGCCTCAGTCAACCGCTAGCGAAACACTGTTCTGGGAGGACACCCCTGCGTACCGTTTCAATTCCTCGGTACCGAGTGAGTCCGTCAACGCACCTGTTCCCATGGCCACTACGGCATCCATGCTGGGCTTTGATCCCATGTATGCCAAAAGCATTGCTGCGTCCGCCGCTATGACGAGCACAGCCTCATCTGCCTTTACCGGATCGGCTGCCCTAGCCATGCCTAGCAGTTTCGAAGATGTTGTTCCCCTGGAACCATGGTCTCTAGATCAGAGCAATGTTGGCTTCAACGCCGCCATGAACATTTTTGACTCGTCTTCTTATTCCAACAACGCCTGGTATTAG